AATATACATACCCAGACTCATTTGGGTTCTGTCTTTACTTGGAGGCTTTGAAGCCTGAGTCCTGAATCCCTCACCAAACTAGACAATTTAACAATTTGTTtggtttaaaagaaaaacaagaggGACACTTATCTGAAATTGCAGTGACTTTATCAATCTCAATGAGGCCATGACTTACATTGAGCCATAACTAACAAGAATGTGGACAGTGAGCTGCACATAGGTCAACTGCAAAAGCAAATGCAAGTGAAATACAAAgcggtttatttatttacatatgaaaAATAACACATGACCCAATAATAATGCAAATTTAAAAGGTTAAAACTACATCtgaaatgtgtacatttaaaatgatcaTCATACTTATAATAGATAGTGGTCTGGAAAAAGCCATAAACAATCATTGTTGATCTAAACCggtatgagtttatttattctgttgaGCACAAAAGAAGACACCTTAATAAAGGATggcaagcacacagttgacggtacccattgactgtcatagtatttgtttatcctactatAAAAGCCAATGGTACATCAATGGCGTGCccaccatcatttctcaaaatatcttcatttgtgttcaaaagaaaaaaacaagctcatacaggtttagatcaACATGAGGGTTAGTAAATGTTGacagaattattatttttgggtgaactttccctttaaaatagATAGTCCTCATTATCCTCATTAAGTCACTTGGTTTCTGAGGGTCAGCTTTAGTACAAGGTATGAAAGCCGGTAAGGACTTAAGCCGGTAAGTTGTAAATAacttaatatttattaaaagcaTGTTAATATGCAAATTACAGCTTGTGTTAAGATCTAAGaaacaaatattatttacattatggCATTTAACAGTGTATAACCATGCACACAGAGTGGATAATCTTTTTTAACTGATTACatattacaaattactaatttgcaacagagagagagagagagactctgTTTACCAGAATGCACAGCTATATCTGATACATGGTATTGAGATTTCTCAGTAAAGACAAAGAAAATGCAAATCAGCAAAACCTGATTGACAAACGTATTTGATTTCTTGTCTGTTTGAACAAACTgacacacataaacatataaagattgaaattattattcatccAGTCAACTTCCGTCTGTACTGGTAAATACAACATAAAAAGTCTCTTCATAAAATTCTTCTCAAGTGCTCAGCTGTATACCAAAATGTCAAAGAAGACTGGTTGATGTAATTGTAGTTAAAGTTTGGCTTTGGGTGTTTGCTCCAAAAGGGTCTTCATGTCCAAGAGAGCATCTTCTAGAGCTTGGGCCATTAGTGCTGCATTAGTGTCCTTACAGCTGTTGAAGGCCGAGACCGCATAGTTTATATGGGAGTCCTTGGGGTTGTAGCACACGCCGTACCCGTCTGGAACCACCGGGCCGAAGCACATCACACAGTTGGTTTTAGCTGGCACCTGGGTGAGTTGAAGCGAACAAAATGATGGGACAAGATGAAAATAAAGAAGCAGCATCTTTTAATCagataatttaaataaaacattttaagcaaacataattttattaaaggtgcaatttgtaagataattgcagtaaaatatccaaaaactactaggccagtgttatatattttgtccaactgattactatcaatatctgtaatgttttcaactacttgtaaaccgtgagaaaattgccattcaaaacagtgacacggggcagtgcagtctcctgtcaatgacgttaatatccatgtgacccttgttacagcctttactgacgtaaaaagcACATGACagcagtgtcgtggacaaatgcggaagtatGCGTTAGCTACGCGCTTGTTTATGGACTTAgattactctttaccgtctgccgctggttgtgtcagcaaagacagctcccgtaagcaaacgggccaaccaaacgacccaagaagagtttggaacaagaCGAGAAAAAGACTGAGGATCAATAtcggtgttgcattatctggatagagagagcttcacgacaacatttaactagacagagatgctgatcttgcttgtgttttacgcgacgggtgagttgttttgattcgtaacttAAATCGTATGccattatattgatcacaacattagtgtgtagactgtaatcaCTGTAATCAGTGCGTCTTTCCGCGGACGATATAATGCACATCAAGaagtattgtacagcaataagAAACTTACTAATAGAGGAGAGTTtggtactgtacagtatatcataattttacatcataacctcacaataagatttgtactgtcaatacattatgtgaaaaatcattttaGATTGTAAGTttgaacacttaattctgtgctgtgttaacacaCGAATTTGGACTCATACTGTAACAtttatgactaacaatttcgttttgaacatcaaatataacatttttatttaaataaaacgatgtcatcaaacgcaacatttataagacttgattaccttatccttCAACGTAATTTCTCGTTCGTGTCTGATTAATGTCCGTCatcggttgagttaaagactacaaatcccataattccacgctgcttcagagcgtcattaatcAATGTCATTTGTTGATATTGtgttttggcgccatctagtggcgaATTCTACGTATTCCACCTTTAACAGATTATATGCTTAGTGGTTTTAGGTCGTGTGTCCAACCaagcatttatttttcaattgtTTGCTATGTGAGTGCCACGTTTTTATAAAACGCTGGCAGCTGTCGAGGCGGCAGCGTTCCGCGTTTTCActcagccgtccaatcacagtagaGGATCGGTGGGACAAATACCACACCATCCATGCACCGTacaatgactgataaacaaaacaaaagaatcatagcaaccaaagcgctcagatAAAAAAACCCAAATGTGCCCACAGTCTCCATCTTAAAAGAGCACCAGGcattttcagctgtgtttaaatTCTTTGGTGGACACACTGCCTTCGTGTTTTTGCTTTACAGCACAGTTAATAGTGCAGTACATTCACAAAACTTTGTTTTGCAAATAAAGGGTTCGATTACACCCATTGGAGTTTGACCTGTTGGAGGACACTAACTGTGAAGGATTATAATAATAGCTCTATTGGGCAGTACCTGGCTGGTGGAGAGTTTGTAATGTAGTGACGCAGCATATGAGGGATCCACGAAGACTTCTGGGAGGGAGGGCAGATCCTCGGTAGCCTGCAATTTCAATCCAAGCAAATGTCTGTCGATGGCTTGACCTCGGATCGCCTGCGCGTGTGACAAATAGAAAAGATGCGGAATAGTTGTAAAGCACAATCCCACACTTATAGTGACTGATGGTAAATATAGTACTGtagtaaaataataatagcGATAGACTGAATACCCTGCAGTGTGCATTTACCCACCATATCTGTATAATCTCTGTGAGCTTTAATGGCTTTCTCCAGCAGAGCCACTTTCTCTGTGTTCTGTCAATCAAAATGACATTGTCACTTAAACAAGAAAGCTGGATTTATGTATTAACATGTTCACTAATATAACTTAAAAGCTGTCTGGAATAATGTCATATATTATCTCTTACTTAATTTTTATGCTAACAATGTATGCTTgtgcaaaaatacaaatttaaaaatTTTGAGTTTTATATCGACAATACTTGTAATATACAGTCTTTTAGTTGATATCAACATTTATATGATTTTAAATCATacatttataaagggaacacaCCTGTTTAGTCGAGTCATCCATGGCCTTTACAAACCTGGCCGAGTCAATGGAGGCTGAGCGAATGGTGTCTGTGCGTCCCAGCCTGAACATTCGGAGGGATGCGCTCTCATAGGTGGGACAGCAGCGCTTGTACATCCTAAAAAAGTGAACTGACTGAATGAGCTAAACTGATAAAAATGGTTTATTACTGTAACGAAAAAAGGATGTTACAGTTTTACCTGTAGTGTGCCAACTGGAGGGCCATCTGAATAAATGCATCAGGGCTCATCTTCTGCGACTTTGGGAAATTTTTGCCAAAATGGGAGAACACGCTGATTTTCATATCCAAGTCATGAACCATACtgcaaagaaagagaaagattATGCCTTCTCTGATTTAATCATcagtgtttcattttttttaattaaaaaaatatgtttttgcttGAATTAAAGGacacatattatgcccatttttacaaatgtaattTAAGTCTCAGATGTAACCAAACATGTCTATCAGGTTTTAGCTCAAAGtaaatttattatagcatgtccaaaatgcccgtatttgggtgggagcaaagatgtgctgtttttgtgtctgtacctttaatcGCAAATGAGCTGCCCCCTTTGTCAACAGAGAGTAAGCGATTTTAGGCAAAATACATCTGATTCCTGTAAATACagtctaactgtgggtttacaccatcgcgttgctcgctctagattactcgcggataacttcgtgtcatgcgaatttttcgctcgagttgaatattttcaacttgggggAAGACGCGTTTTaggcgaatagcgtgtgttttcacggcaaacgcgatgcccatatcgcgtcattcgcatcgccccacgcgaggacgcctCTGAtagcgtctttgcattgactttgtaatctactcgcgcaaatcgttgaactcgcatctggtgtaaacccacagtaagacaATAGTATCACACTATTGACATATGGCGGACATCGACGTACAACTcgctgagggtggaaactatggtaaaaaaagcaaaactgTCAGTCATTGGCCATTGgcagggctttatcagtgtgacgtcACATTAATAAAAGAATCAAAAccgcatgtctaatgagactgcttggttttaatggggattaaaaaataagaagtgGGTGGATTTTCTATCGTAGGATGGCTGTGTTCACTGACTGccaacacatttatgtccaaacaccttgtaaaagtgaattttgcatgatatgtgccctttaaagggacactccttttttttgaaaataggctcattttccagctcccctagagtgaaacatttgatttttactgttttggaatccattcagccgatcgccggatctggcggtaccacttttagcatagcttagcaaaatccattgaatccgactagaccaccagcatcgcggtcaaaaataaccaaagagtttcgatatttgtcttatttaaaacttgactcttctgtagctacatcgtgtactaagactagggctgcacgatttgggtaatttttcccattgcggttattgatgctaaaattgcgatgtgcgattgcgattatactaaatggtataatgagtcaacttgatgggttttaaggaaaatccacataCTGTTTAGCTAAaatttgtatttgtaaaactagaaatgttttcgtattgccacgtgatgtagcaactgctcagtgtcagtaatccttaatctaaaataccgccatacaacagtcatagagttttttttagctaccagatcactgtcaacctcctctgcatccatcttcgctatggtataagtgacgacgcacaccacacacgtgcatgccacacgtgcactgccttttttgttcatttttctttctttttttaaacagcaaggaaaatcatcaaactgttatcagaaagtttgtgttaacaagtccacacatttatttatttaatataattgcaacatttcgctgtcatataattgcacaggctgacatcgcgattgcgattgcgatgcgattaattgtgcagcactaactaagactgataaaaaattaaaagttgcgattttctaggccagtagttgggaaccctgggtcctggagggccactgtcctgcagagtttagtttcaaccctaatcaaacacacctgcatttcatttccaagtaatccCGAAGATTTGataataattaaggactttgcCGTACCATcgctgcagcaggcacaatgatattcaATGATATATATCATTGCCTGAAAATAggcccctgctattgaaagtaaccaaggggactattctCGGGGTATAAcgatttggttatttttgagcgcaatgctaatggtctaatcggattcaatggattatgctaagctatgctaaaagtggtacccgGAGATCGTCTGAATAGACttaaaaacggcaaaaatcaaatgtttcacgCCAGGGGAACTAGAAACTgagcccattaaaaaaaaaaaagtggagtgtccctttaagtcagGATTATGCCTTGACATTTTAGGTAGCTTTTATAAATGtgtaaaaacattactgatgtgcatcttgagacaaagcagtggcactgatatattataagatatgtcagggcaagttgttttcagttagTACGGCTCAAATATGAATTTTAGTCTGTGACTATCTTAAGCCTTGTCTGCGAAACGATCCTTTGTTTTGAAGTAGCATATCTGTTTTTGACTACGTAGACATCAGATACCACACAAATCAGAGACGAAATAAGGTTTGGATTTCTGTGTGAAGAGTTTCTCAGCTTCTCACATGTATAGGTTTTGTTTGGCCTCCTCAATGTCCTTTTTGATCTCGGGCGTGATGTTGAAATGAAGTTTCTGAGGCATACGCAGCGGGACCATCGGAGTACGGACCATCTCTGACTTCTTGCTGCACAAATACAACAAGCgggtaaatgtaaaataattttggggaaaaaatgaTTTTATAGGTATATTCAGTGTTAGATTTACGTGTACTCCACCACATGGTCAAGCAGCGCAATGATAGGTGGCCCTTCAGCAGGAGCGTGTTCATAGATCAACCCACATGTCCCATCCTCTCCAATAATAAACTGCAAGGACAGCATTCGGAAAAACAGATTAAAGTTTTATAGTTCAGAGTTTTATTGAGGTCCATATACTTTAACTCATAGGTCTAACCTGCAATGTTTTGTCAAACCAGCGATTCCCACTGTTCCACCTGCTGCCTCCTCCATGCAACATCTGAAATCCAGCTCGAGTCCAGTACATTTCATCAGATTTGTGTGGCATCGGAGCGTCCAGGCAAACTGTGAAAATGCTTTTCTGAATGGCTTTTACGGACTCTTCGTTGGTCTTATCTAAAAACAAATGACCAAGAGAAACATTTAAGAACCTTTAAGATAAAATTCAATACAACAGACAGTGTTAAACATCATCTGTGCCCACCCTTGATCAGGTTGTTGTAAGCTTTGCCCCAGCTGTTGCGGTGGTTGGAGGTAAGGATGCCAATAGGCTCTTCATTCGCCTGTAAAGAGGAGTTCCAGATCTTGTCCAGCTGTATGTAGATCTGATCTACAGTCAGTGGTGTGCCATCACTGTTGTATACGTCCAGCACAAAAAACTAAACAACGTAAAAAAAAGCAACAATGCTTATTGATGTACAAATTCACAGGTTATCTTCAGTACAGGAGGTACGTAACAGAAACTGACCTGAAAGTTGTGCACTACAGTGATATGTGCAGGGGGCTTCTTGTCCAATGCGTAGTTGACCACCGTGTCCCTCTTTGTACCAGGTATCCGACAGGAGGAGAGAACCCGATAGTACTGGTTCATACATAATGGCTTCCCACCCAAAAACTCCACTGGCAAGGTTTCActaatatgaaaaaaataaaaataaaggctTATGACCTTATGATTTCTCTTGTGAGTCACAGCTATTCAAACATTCAAGAATGTCACTCACTTGTCAATCATGGTCTTGAAATCTAAAACCCCTGCGATCAATTTTGCTGCATATCTGTGAGGAATAAAGATTTAAGTAGGATTGTTTTAACAgctattataaatgctttttGAAGCTGTGATGTGGCCAGCTTTACTTGCCATTTGATACAAGTACAAGGGGTAAGTCTGGCTTCAGGCCAGGACTTTACTGAGAGCAACAACCTGCACTCTTTGAATTGCAAACCTTAGCTTGGCGAGAGATGGTTAGTGTGTACAAAGGTCATCAAATAGAAACAAGTACCACAACATTGCATGGAAACCTTTAAATACTATGTGCAATGTCTGAAatgatacatatatacacatatggATCAAATCTACACCTTGCACTGTAcattgctttggattaaagcgttGTTGATGTTAATTAATCCGTGGGCATACAAAGGTTAAGTGGCACATACTGTACTAGTAAACTGTTAGTTTTAAAGAACACAGTGTTTTGACCAACAAAATGACCTGTGTTAAAATGAGTTGACTATTTCTGATAGTGCATGTAGCCACATTGTCCCGACCTCATTTGGCCTTGACGATCACTGAACTCTAGACGGGGAAGGACGACCCCAGGACTCGAATGTATGACAACTGGCATCCGATACTCCAAGTAAGCTGTTTGTAACCACCAATCAGAAAGCTAGCAGTGGAAAAGTAGGAGATCAAGAGAGACAAGAAGAAGCTCTTAAAAAAAGATTCAGCTTAATTCCAACACAACTCGAAGTGTATTTAGATTGAATGTGTAGGATATTTTATGATATAGTTATGTGCCCAATGACCTTGGGCTCCTAATAAAGCATCACCAAACAACCCAATCCATCTCAAGCACACAGATTTACCCAGTTCTCCATCTTCATGGCTCGTCGTTCCAGGCCTTTTTGAAGTCTCTCTCCGACACCGCCCGGCTTCTGAAATTCCTCCACCAATTTCCGGGTGTGATTCAGTTCCTCCGGGTCTGTGATAGGGTCCAAAACAGCCAGATAGCGATCGCATGTTTGTTGCAGGGGTGGCACTGGTAGCTTCGGGAGACCCTCTTGGTGTGCCAGGTAGCGACCGGTGATCCGGGTCACTGATACTGGCTTTACCAGACTAGAGGGTTTTACCACACCAGTCTTTACCTGAAAAAGAGAATGAAAGTTTGTGCTGTTTTCAGTTACATCGTGTGTCTCTGTAAGTAGGCATCATATTATTACCAAAAATACCATCAGATCTATAAACACACTCAGGCAAATGTACATGAAGTAAAAGCATAAACGTATTGCTGATCTACTCACACTGATCTATAAATAACAAGACATAAATGTAATCATCAGATACAAGAAATATGAGTCAGGTTTGCACATGACAGTAAGTAATGCAACACATACTGATGCCTCTGTCATTAggaagtccaaaaatgtgttacAGCTGTCAAGAAGAccataaatgtatacatatctatgaagAAGACCTTGTACACACTTCTGATTATTACCTAAATGCAGTGACGTTGTCAAATACACGCTGCTTTCTAAACTGTCCCAAAGCTAAAAGTAATCGAAACCAAATTGCCTCCATGTTTCCGGTTGCTTTACTGATAACAAGCCATAGGCACTCGCATTGTCGGTCAGCCCCTAAAAATGAAACTAATATGTTTAAAAACTCGGCAAGAACGGAGGTTCACTCACCATCGTCCTGGCCAGATTTCCCAACATAACTTAAGTTCACTAAAACGCCCCCGTATCAGAGAGGTTAGAGAGGAGGGACAGATCTGTTGCGTACTGCACAGAGTCCACTGGGTTAAACCTTCATATGAAAACCATCAGCGCCATCACTGCTGCGCTGCTCAACTTCATCGATAGATGGCGTGCAAGTGTGCAAAACAAAAGCCACGCCCATCCTCCtgcttcatgcggcgccgcaagaactgCCAGGAAGATGAcgtttaagtaccgcgagagcgttttCAGAAACCATAAGaataactttaatatttactcgctctcgcggtacttggACGTCTTTCGCTTACTTCGAGAGCTTTACATTTTTCCTGCTCccgtaaatgtaaaataaaaaatattttttgtttcagCGTGGAAAGTTGTGCAGCTGAACACGCAGAGACAGCTGAAGCGTGGGCTAGGATCCACTAGGGATTGATGTAATTCTTCttcttcaaataaataaataaataaagcagatGCATCATCCGGTTGTGACTAGAAGGGATACAATTGCGGTCAAAAACTCGCGAAATTTTCCCGAATGAGCGCGCTGTTTTCATCCGAATCCTTCCCTAACCCTAAATCCAATATTTTACGTgatttaggccgtagctgtatcctatccagccagaaccgctgttttcCATTCTCCCAAATCTAAACCTAAACCAAAtatctcgc
The sequence above is drawn from the Misgurnus anguillicaudatus chromosome 22, ASM2758022v2, whole genome shotgun sequence genome and encodes:
- the crata gene encoding carnitine O-acetyltransferase, which translates into the protein MLGNLARTMVKTGVVKPSSLVKPVSVTRITGRYLAHQEGLPKLPVPPLQQTCDRYLAVLDPITDPEELNHTRKLVEEFQKPGGVGERLQKGLERRAMKMENWLSDWWLQTAYLEYRMPVVIHSSPGVVLPRLEFSDRQGQMRYAAKLIAGVLDFKTMIDNETLPVEFLGGKPLCMNQYYRVLSSCRIPGTKRDTVVNYALDKKPPAHITVVHNFQFFVLDVYNSDGTPLTVDQIYIQLDKIWNSSLQANEEPIGILTSNHRNSWGKAYNNLIKDKTNEESVKAIQKSIFTVCLDAPMPHKSDEMYWTRAGFQMLHGGGSRWNSGNRWFDKTLQFIIGEDGTCGLIYEHAPAEGPPIIALLDHVVEYTKKSEMVRTPMVPLRMPQKLHFNITPEIKKDIEEAKQNLYIMVHDLDMKISVFSHFGKNFPKSQKMSPDAFIQMALQLAHYRMYKRCCPTYESASLRMFRLGRTDTIRSASIDSARFVKAMDDSTKQNTEKVALLEKAIKAHRDYTDMAIRGQAIDRHLLGLKLQATEDLPSLPEVFVDPSYAASLHYKLSTSQVPAKTNCVMCFGPVVPDGYGVCYNPKDSHINYAVSAFNSCKDTNAALMAQALEDALLDMKTLLEQTPKAKL